Sequence from the Triplophysa rosa linkage group LG22, Trosa_1v2, whole genome shotgun sequence genome:
CAACAATTTTTATATCTAGCCTACGTGGTTTTGTAACCTTGTGCATAGAGTTTCTGTGTTTCTAGTTTTAGGCTTTGTAAGAATTGTTTATTTGTACTGAAACAGTTTTTACTCTGCGTttacacaccaaacacacacagacacaccaatgtttataaacacaacaattTTGTCTTAGTCTCCAGTTAAACATTTTACAGAAGTACCATATAAACTCAACATTACACCAACTAAAACAAAGAAATCGGaatcaattaataaataaaacaaaatagttttcttttaaaaacagaagGCAGAAAGTTCTATCCAAAAAAACGGCACTTTCCAAAGTGCATGTCAGACATCCGggttattacaaataaatgaagaatGCATCACAACACAACTAATAAGCTTTAACATTccattatgtattattataaaatcTGTTCAAAACAGCCAGGGTTTAGCGTTTAGTTCATAAATACATGTCTTGCTCCCTACCTGATGAGACTGGTTAGTCCTTGTTAAACCAAGATtaaattaacacattttaaataatgtattaaatattatGCTCTCCTTTAAATCATCTACAGTTTAAGGAACCTGTTCAGGAGGAAGTGTCTCTTGTTTCTGTTTCTAAGTGGATGATTTTAATCAAACCAGGGTGGGGCCATCGTTCTGCTGtccaatcaaaatgttaaatgttaatgtGCGCTGTGACGTTGGAATTTTAGGAAGATCTAAATAACCTAAATAAGCCATAACAGCCAACAATGtacatgtgttttattaatactgctatactgtatttttaatgtCCAAACTACTGTGTTTACTTAATTGAAATGATTTTTGTCTTTATGCTTAACTGTAATTCCATAAACTGTATCTTGTTCGATTTACTGTAAGTACAAAGTGAGTTTGTCGGTCACTGAGCGTCACTGATCAGATTTTATGATTAAATGAAAGGTTGATTTTTGTTGTTATCTTGTTTGATTAATGTTTTACGAAACGTCAGATGTGGGCAATCAATAGATGCACCTGTTACGCACACCCAAGTCATGTCACACTCTATTCTCTCATGATTCAAACACTCTTATGATGCATAATACATGAACAGACTAAGTGTTTAGCCCTCttaataaacaacatttattgtTTTGAAAGATGTAATTCATACTGCTGATGAAAAGAAGCAtttaacagatgcttttatctaaagcgaccTGAAGTAACCTTAAGTTAGACCTGCTGCTCATATATCTGCCTTATCAGGACTGAATCAGCAACATTTCATTTATCAGTCCTGATCCTTAACCACCATTCCACCCCTCTCCGCTCTGTCACCTATATATCCTTATAGGACCTTAATGCTATATTACATAAATATTCCACAACTGCCCCAAAAGCTGAAACAAATGTGCAGGCAAACTTTACCCAAATCAATATGAAGCAATGAAAACCATTACAAGTCACATGGATGAAAATAAGTTTATAATGGGATCAAACCATAAGGTTTGAGTCCAGATTTAGGACCAGATGCCTCTGTGATGATTTTAAattcttattattttatgtGATTTTCACAACATTCTCATTTtcctaaattaaaataaattttaaaagcACTGCAATAAATAGGCCTACTTCTCTGATGCATGAATATTTCACAATGTAATGAAAAAAGAATGTTTTGGAATTATCATTTTTCTTAATGATATTTCATTCTCACTACTTTCCTACCTGGACacaatatgcatttatttatttactttttaaagttttCAAAAGCAACATTTAATGTTACTttttaatgttaacattttgtttagtaAAAGGGTGTCTTTTGtggatttaatacaatttactgtagtaaagcgTTACTATACTATGGCTATTGttgtaaaaccatgtttaatttgCGTCAGGGTGATTATGGTGTTATTACGTGCAtgagttttaatatttaatttttttacggGTTTGTTGCTGTTGCTGTTTTGGCCTGAAGGGGGCGGAAGTTTGTTTCACTTCCTGATCCGGGGCGGGGAAGCGCGCGCGCTTGTTTATCTGTGGATTTTTTTATCACCAACTGCAGATTCTAGaggtaaattaattaatttctacgagttttacttttttgttttatatatcaaAACACATTCCCGTAGAAggaaacagtttattttaatttcctcTTCTTTGTCATGTTGCTTTGAGCAACTGTCTCAACAAAGGAGCTAGCTAGCAGCTAGTATGCTAATGCGATCAATGTTTAAATGTGGATTCAAATGCACAAATGctaatatattacatttgtttacTTGAATATCGTGTATTTATGTTGTAAATAAGTACAAATAGCTGAGGGTAGTGAAGTTTGTACGTTAGTAACGTTACATTAGTGGAGATAAAATAATGTAGCGCTGCTGTCATGGCTATTCATGTGACTTCCACTTTAATTATTATGTCTTAAAACTGTTTTTTAACAATAACAGAAAGTCTCCGTTTAGTTTTCATTAGCAAATGtctatattaaaatgtatacagttctttTTACACAAGTTTTCAATTTAGTAGAAACACTACACAACTTGTGTTTAGTATTTTAATGGCCATTGTTCATAGTTTTAAtctgttttgtctgttatttgAGTGAGTGTTTTGTTTAATCCTGGCAAAGAGCACCCTTACGTGAATTAACTAGTGGTTTACTACCTAAATGATTGTTGgttactacagtaaaaccaTTATCATTACAACAAATGAATCATGATTTAAccattgtatttgtattaaaactGTGTGTATACATGTGTTAAACGAAACAcccaaaatactttttttaaagggTATAGtcacataatgtttattatgtCAGCATAAGAATAATACTTGTCCCTACAAAGCAAGGTGATGTATTAtgtgtgagtaaataatgtaTTTGCAAGATAACATATCAGTTATTCAGATTGAATTCTGTTAATAAAGCAAGTCTGACTCTGAACTCTTGTAAAGACATGCCTCTGATGTAAATCCTCATTTAAATGACGCACGGATTGACCTACCAGAATATCTGGTTTGGAGACGTTAGTCAAATGTGTTGGATTTGATTCAAAGCAGCAGATCGCACACGAACCCCTTTAACACGCATCTGATGCATGTTGATTGTGTGGTGTAAAACAACAGGGGTGTTGTATTGATTATCCTGTGTTTCTAAGTTTTCAGACTTTGATCCTGGAGGGGGTCCTATGCTGGGTTACTTGAGCTCAACATGTACTGCTACCACCAGAATTTAGAGTTTTAAATAGGGGATATTAGAAGGACGGACTAGAGTTGGGATATTCTGAACGCCCTGTGGTGGAATCGCTTTTTTTCTACGAAGGCTGCAGCTCCATTCGGTTTGTGTTAGCAGGGTTTAAGCCATGTCGGACGGGCGGATCTATGTGGGAAACCTTCCTATGGACGTGCAGGAGAGGGACATTGAGGATATCTTCTACAAATATGGAAAAATACGGGATATTGAGCTGAAGAACAACCGAAGCACCATCCCGTTTGCCTTTGTCCGTTTTGAGGATCCACGGTGAGTCGCACAGCCTCCGAGAACTTGGACGGGGCTTTTCAAGTGTAGAAAGAAAATTAGGAGCACTTTCCTCTCTTCCTGTAGGGATGCCGAGGACGCTGTCTTTGGAAGGAATGGATATGAATTTGGAAACAGTAAGCTGCGTGTGGAATACCCACGATCCTCTGGATCTAAATTTAGTGGACCTgcgggaggaggaggaggaagaggaggaggaagaggagaggGGAGGAGGTTTATGCCGGTGGTCCGTAGATCCGAGTTCCAAGTTATTGTGACGGGTGAGTTAAATGTTTAGTCTGTTGTGTCATTGTGACATCAAGATAGGTGTTCCTTATCTTATTGTGAACGAATTCTTTAGTGCACATCTTCATCCAAACGTAATAACGTGCTTCTACTGTCATAAAAGGTGTTTATAGACCGCATGGACTCCCAAAACATCCTAACGACAACTTCCACAATCCGTAAATCAAGTTCCATACATCCTATGCACATACATTTGCCTTGAAATGCCCCCAAATGCACACTGCGATTATGATCTCACCTACAGATTGAGTGCGCTGTCAGGTGTCCAGTTGCCCCTGGGGCGGTGTCCTGCCAAGCTCAGGAGGTCCGGTCACTTTGACTATATAGGTGGTTTTATTCAGGTTCAAATAATAAGTATATTTGTAATTACTTAACACAGAGACTTGTTAAAAGAGGTTTATCGCATCGCCATAGAGAATGGCTTCGCTTTAATAACAAATCTTAAAAAGTAATCATACAAACATAACAACGAGAAGTCTTCACCGCGAGGTTCCGCCTTGAACCATGTCCAGTGTCTCTTTTTATAGTGCCCCGGGTATACAGAGGGGCAATGTAGCAGGATATAGACTCCTTATTTGGACTTTACAAAAGACACACTCATCAAAACTGTGCCATACATCGTTCCCCTTTCTAAATACAAACAATCCGTTGAAAGCGCAACACCTTGTTACCCGCAATGGAGATATCATCTCACAGAACCGTTGGCACTTGCGTCTTTACAGAACCGAGACATACATATAggtccggtttcacagacaaggcttaaggctagtcccagacttaaatgaatgtttgagctgtctcaactaaaaataacttgccctaatATATCGTAAAATATTTTGTCTAAAGATGCACACAGGTAATGTTTCCttctaaatcatttttataaaagtgactcaAATATCCTAATCCAACTAAGGcgtagtcctggtttaagataaaccttgcctgtgaaactgggccataGCGTTTCTAGAAGCATTTACACCAATGGCCTGTGTTGCAAACACGAAGCATACCCAATTTAACTTTTCACCCATCGTTTAAAACGACTCTCATATGGGCTAAAGTTTCATATAACAGTCTGGGGCttttatggcccggtttcacagacgaggtttaaggctagtcccagactaaaatgaatgtgtgacctgttttaactgaatataacttgcccagaaatgtcttaaaatatatctgtgccattgttttgaCAGCCAGCACTGATTCTTCAACCAGTGACAAAGAATCAACCTAGGCTGTGGCTATTTCTAAGTTAGAACAAATGTCACTAGTTATTAATATTTCCCTTACAAGCATCATAAACTTCTTACCGATCCGTTCTTGTCGACAAATCGACCTTATCATTTGTGTAACTTTAGAAATCATATCATCCGTTGATGGCTGCTGCGTTTGGTCTTCCTCTCTTCTTTGATCCTGATTTTCTCATTTCTGGAGACCTTGGACAATTAAATCATGCATGTCATACTTGATGGGTTCACGGTGAAAGGacatatcatttttattggttCTACTAGGTGCATTATACACAAAACTAAGAACTTCTGGCTCACATCATCTAGCCctgttatttcatatttatcaAGCACTAATATGACagttatatttaatgtttctgtggtTTAGGAATGTAGATCAAAAAAAGTCTTTATCTTGCTGAATGTCCTATTTCATGTGACAGTACTTCTTAAAGCATTTTGTAGACGAGTTGTTTGAAGATGAAACAAATGTCTCAGACGTGCCCTGTTGCCGCTTTCGCAGGTCTGCCTCCCACGGGCAGCTGGCAGGACCTGAAAGATCACATGCGGGAAGCAGGCGACGTGTGCTTCGCTGACGTGCAGCGGGATGGGGAGGGTGTGGTTGAATTCCTCAGGCGTGAGGATATGGAGTATGCACTGCGTCGTCTGGACAACACAGAGTTCAGATCGCACCAGGTGAGGGCTGTTCTGTACACACATTTGTTATTTAAACAGTTTCTACAGCGAACCAGTAGCGTGGGTTTGGGGTGGGGCATTGACAAGACGATCAGTTTGAGCTCGTCCATCTTGAAGAAATGTCAATGTCTGTTTTGCAGGGAGAGACTTCATACATCAGAGTGATGGAGGATAGGGGAACGAGCTGGGGTCGCTCGCGTTCCCGGTCCAGGTCCAGGTCTCGCGGTCGCTACACCCCCCCCTACCAGAGCAGAGGGTCGCCCCCTCCGCGCTACCGCTCCCCCCCACGACACATGTCCCGCCATAGCCCCCCATCCCGACGAGCCACCCTCCAGCATCACAGCCCACCTCCACGCCACTACCGATGAAGCACAGAGACCCTACAGCTCCATCAACTTTCTGTTTGAGAGTTCTGTAATTTACATTCCATTATTATAAAAACCCAAATGGCCTtattcaagttcattttattatcaAATCTCTGAGTTTTTGAAAACGGTCACGTGTTTAAAGAGCAGATCATGTGACGATTTCACTCGCAGAAATAACTTTTCCAAAAACAGAAAGCAGAAGTTTTGAAAACAGTTTTATCTTTTCTGATTATTGGTATTAGGCACAAGTCAGACTAAAGACACAAATCTTTGCTTGATTTCATAGACACTAGAGTTTTATTTTTGATCATTTCAATACAAggcttacattttaaaatgtttctttataaAATCTCcccatgtgatttttttgtatcatGTGACAACTGTATGTGAAATTACTTTCCTTTTTTCAATTAAACCATTGAGTCAAAGTTACACAAAATAATACTAAAGTGTCATTTTTACACACCAGCAGTATCTGCGTTACGCTCTTTTCAGGATTACAGAGGCCTGTAAAGCTCTGTAAAGGaacttttttctatttttagctATGATCTTAATATATTCCATCTTCAAGATGCTGTTCAATATCTGAGCATATTGAGCTGTATGAAGGCGAGCTTATTGTAGATATCTGTatactacattttttttatttgattggcatttgaaatgaaaattcttatcCAGTTCTCCCAAGcaactgaaaataaaactaaagCTGTTAAAAGCACACTTAATTCGTGGTTTGGCATCCGCCATAGCTGTACCTATATTACTATTAACAGCACATGCATGAGCCTTACAAAGATAtgaatgtgttaaaaaaaataaagtatcCACTCCACAATGCTCTTCTGCATTGACCTCAAACATTGCtctacataaacacacacatcttaTGAGGCAcattgaaaatacatttttcactgGTAACCAAAAATGTCCTTAAAAAATCAAACTGAACACGCAATGCATTCTTTCTGCATGCCCAACAGTATCAGCAATATGTTGCTGACAGACCCTCTTCGATAATAATTTAACAGACAAAGCACCAAATGCAGAAACTTTTTAGTCTCAACAATATGGATGATCCAACAGTTCACTTTATCCAGGTGTCCATGAAAAATTCAGCAGAGCAATGTCCCTCTGTCCATAAATGCCAGAGAAATCCATCACACCGATAAATGATATCAGGTGATGTTCAGGTGAATATCAGCTGTCCGCTTTCTCTTTACTGGGGCCCATGAACTCCAAACCTTCTATAGGAATGTCCTTCTCTTTGATGGCTTTCTGTAAGTACACATCAGTGAATAACATTATATTAACATACAGTGGTCCAAAAAATTTCACCATGATTACTCCATAATTTAAAAACCCACAAATGTTTAATGTAGTAATATgattagtaactttgtattagcacctattgtattattgctcctgtatgacatatcgcttattgctccctgaactctctgtaagtcgctttggataaaagcgtctgctaaatgactaaatgtaaatgtatatgaaaGCTAACAGTTATTGTCACAATAATTctattaatgcattttgtgttaaatatacAAAGAGGTCAAATTATAATTTTTCATCGTATTAATATTTAACCTCTACTTAAATCACCAACTCACCATTATAATTCCAtgactaaaaataaacagatgatttaaggacaataaaagcatgaaggtattattattaatacaagTAGTAGTATACGTAATATCACAAAACTGTAGTATTGTCACAATAATTATCTATAATAACTACAGAAGATAATTCAAACAtaactgtaaatcttattataataatattggtttatatataataacactggtggtggttgaggagagacctccctcatatgattgtaaagcgctttggatgtacagcaatacacagaaaagcgctatataaatgcctcattcattcattcattcaatatAAAACAACACATAGACATCACTAGGacatttatgaaatattgttGCTTGTTCATACAGCACATGGTATAAAGCTGTGTTTTTTACCTGAACACATGTTTGATATTTCTTGAAGAATTCAGTACACGGATCTCCACTTCGGTCTCCCTTCAGGAACTTCTCAGCAAACCAACGATTAAAACACTGATCGTACTCGCGTTTGAGATCCGTACAGCCCTCACCGACACTGTTCATCTTCATACACACGATGATGTATCTACTCTTATATCACTGtgcatgaattattattattattatgtgtttATTCCCTGATCGCGACTGACTTTGCCAATATCACATGCCCGGGAGCGGCGCGtactgatgacatcatcacactATAGGTTAAAAGTCTTAAATATGAatacaaatgtattattattataatacttTGTTAATTCCCGTgtgagtttattttttatatttactattttgTTTAGTGTGAGTGTAAATTTAATGAAGTATATGAAGCTGTTCATTACACTAGCGaatatattaaacaatttgacTGTGTAGCGTCTACTTATCCTTTGTGTTCAGTTACGTATACtactagttttattttatttatgctatttattttgtattgatttattttctttctttttaatcatatgttttatgtttaaagtccccgtgaaccggaagttaggttttgactagaagggatacagctacctccactgggcatgcgcacttcaataccgcataaattttgtcacgctgaaaacagttaattaatatttttttattattgtaagttggggtaggtgtaggcgttagctaatgtaatttattgtaattatatggcgagattttgcaccacttccggccgtagctgtatcccttttAGCAACAacccggaagttgcgatcgtttttacttccgtattctgacgcatttccgaaAATACAAATTCTAAGGAGAAAAttggtgggcgtggcttgcggtTTTCACTgaggaattgattggatgtataaaaacagccgttgcattttgaaataaaactggcagcagactgacagttgaaggggaggggtaaacggatgctccacccaagccgtctaatttacgtcatttgagatagTCATTCCAGGGCGGAagtgtattttcagattttaaatgaaaagatTATGAGAGTacgtgaattttaaaaagaaaatgacccacattgataagctatttactttaaacgctacaatatttcatgaaaaaaataagaattataatttttaatttcactgggactttaaggtcTGTCTTTTGTCAATATTCATCTCAGGTTGCCtgtttgtgtgtacatttgt
This genomic interval carries:
- the srsf9 gene encoding serine/arginine-rich splicing factor 9, yielding MSDGRIYVGNLPMDVQERDIEDIFYKYGKIRDIELKNNRSTIPFAFVRFEDPRDAEDAVFGRNGYEFGNSKLRVEYPRSSGSKFSGPAGGGGGRGGGRGEGRRFMPVVRRSEFQVIVTGLPPTGSWQDLKDHMREAGDVCFADVQRDGEGVVEFLRREDMEYALRRLDNTEFRSHQGETSYIRVMEDRGTSWGRSRSRSRSRSRGRYTPPYQSRGSPPPRYRSPPRHMSRHSPPSRRATLQHHSPPPRHYR
- the triap1 gene encoding TP53-regulated inhibitor of apoptosis 1, which gives rise to MKMNSVGEGCTDLKREYDQCFNRWFAEKFLKGDRSGDPCTEFFKKYQTCVQKAIKEKDIPIEGLEFMGPSKEKADS